One part of the Glycine max cultivar Williams 82 chromosome 14, Glycine_max_v4.0, whole genome shotgun sequence genome encodes these proteins:
- the LOC100793606 gene encoding uncharacterized protein — protein MIDLDGDKGNSCLIHPGTSHDVETCPIAEELLQGMMNRGQIKVCSVKKGEGDVYMQSNNRNPGKLKPLAVPWKYATQGSDGRKDGSVIRVKEDLPSVKVTNISGMSGMTHSGWIFTVPELLVWSKDKGKAKTDIGERDKVGSTPNDEVPVGKITAEGDDFSKKEISAEEAIEFLRIIQQSEFKVIEQLNKTPTRISLLGLLMNSEPHRAQLVKILNEAHVAQHISMEGFGGIVNNITANNYLTFSDKEILVEGRGHNKALHVSVKCLDHIVAKVLIDSSSSLNVIPKTTLDKLPFNASHMRPSSKVVRAFDGSHRDIRGDINLPIKIRPHVYQITFQIMDICPAYSCLLGRPWIHSTGVVLSMLHQKLKFVVKGQLVIVSGEEDISVSCPSSTLYVEAAKESFKTLFQALEIMSSAYAESPPVQPRIFGVALMVALVMLRDRYEPKMGLGRNGDGMASLVEFAENRGRSNNESCESSDTEDPDVDFEQLINQAEKGEDED, from the exons ATGATTGACCTTGATGGCGACAAAGGAAATTCTTGTTTAATACATCCAGGGACATCACACGATGTGGAGACATGTCCAATAGCAGAGGAGCTGCTACAAGGAATGATGAACAGGGGGCAAATTAAAGTCTGCAGTGTGAAGAAAGGGGAAGGAGATGTATACATGCAGTCAAACAACAGAAACCCGGGTAAGCtcaagcctttg GCAGTGCCATGGAAATATGCCACACAAGGGTCTGATGGAAGGAAGGATGGGTCCGTCATACGCGTTAAGGAGGACCTACCATCTGTTAAAGTTACAAATATTTCCGGTATGAGTGGCATGACTCATAGTGGATGGATCTTCACTGTGCCCGAGCTACTGGTATGGTCAAAGGACAAAGGGAAGGCGAAGACAGATATAGGCGAGAGAGATAAGGTGGGCTCGACCCCGAATGATGAGGTCCCGGTTGGAAAGATCACAGCAGAAGGGGACGACTTCAGCAAGAAAGAGATATCAGCTGAGGAGGCGATTGAGTTCCTAAGGATCATTCAACAAAGTGAGTTCAAGGTGATTGAACAATTGAACAAAACTCCAACTAGGATCTCTCTGTTGGGGCTGCTCAtgaactccgagcctcatcgggcacAATTGGTCAAAATTTTGAATGAAGCCCATGTAGCTCAACACATATCAATGGAGGGCTTCGGGGGCAtagtcaacaacatcactgccaacaactaccTTACTTTTTCCGACAAGGAGATACTAGTCGAAGGCAGGGGACACAACAAAGCCTTGCACGTGTCCGTCAAATGCTTGGACCACATAGtggccaaagtgctcatcgacAGCAGCTCTTCCCTCAACGTCATACCCAAAACTACATTGGATAAGTTGCCTTTTAACGCGTCGCACATGAGGCCGAGCTCCAAGGTAGTGCGGGCTTTCGATGGTAGCCATCGGGATATAAGGGGAGACATCAATCTCCCAATTAAAATTAGGCCCCATGTATATCAGAtaaccttccaaataatggacatATGCCCTGCCTATAGTTGCTTGTTAGGCCGGCCTTGGATCCATTCAACTGGGGTGGTCCTGTCAATGTTGCACCAGAAATTAAAGTTTGTAGTGAAAGGGCAGTTGGTTATAGTATCAGGGGAGGAAGACATATCGGTAAGTTGTCCGTCTTCTACGTTGTATGTTGAGGCTGCAAAGGAGTCATTCAAAACATTATTCCAAGCGCTGGAAATTATGAGCAGTGCTTATGCGGAATCTCCTCCGGTGCAGCCACGCATATTTGGTGTCGCTTTGATGGTGGCTCTGGTTATGTTAAGGGACAGATATGAGCCCAAAATGGGTTTAGGCCGAAACGGGGACGGCATGGCAAGCTTGGTGGAGTTCGCTGAGAATCGTGGAAG ATCCAACAATGAGTCTTGTGAAAGTAGTGATACCGAGGACCCGGATGTTGATTTTGAGCAACTAATAAATCAAGCCgagaaaggagaagatgaggATTAG